Part of the Natrialbaceae archaeon AArc-T1-2 genome, CGAGCCCTGGGGGACGACCATCAGACGAGCACCCCCACGAGCGTGACCGCGAACAACATGAACAGCATGCCGAAGATGTCACCGAGCGTCGTCACGATCGGACCGACGAGGTTGTCGGGATCGTAGCCGTACCTGAAGCCAGCGAAAATCAACGCGAGCAGCCCGACGATCATCACGACCGAGGTCAACAGGCCGGCGATCAGCATGATGCCGACGAGTTCATAAAGCGCCGCAGGATCCTCCCAGCCTAACACGAGCAGTGCGAGCCAGGTGATCACGCCGATCACGATCGAGATGCCGATCCCGTTGACGAACGAGGCGATCACCGCATTCACGAGCCGGTCGTTGCGCTCGAACCGCGGCGGGATCAACCCCTGATGGAGCCCACTCGCGATGCGCCCACCCAGCGCGCCGTAGACGTTTCCACGCGTGGCGAGAAAGACGGGGATCATCACGAACAGCCCGGTGAATCGCTCGAGTTCTTCGACCATCCCCTCGAGAACGATCCCGGCGAAGAGCCCGCCGGCGAGTGCGATCAAGAGGATCGGAAGCGCCTCGCGATAGATCGACCAGAACTCACCTCTGACGCTCATATTGGGTAGTCGACCAATTCCTTGTTAAAGGTAGCGTGAACGTGTGACTGACGCCCGACTGTGCCTCGAGCCGATTCGTCGTGCCGTCGCCGTCACGGCGTTCGACTGCTCCGACGGCAAGCCGTCCGTCTGTGATCGACACCCATGTGAAGTAATACTGACAGTAGTACTAGAGGAAAACTGATTTTAGCCCCTTCTAATAACGAGCCACTGTATGTTAGATACCAACCACAGCAGTCGAAACGGTACCGGTACGGCGACCGACGACGGCGATCACGAACACGGACCGACGCTCGAGGAACTGATTCTGGACCTGCTCGAGGGCGAGTTCGCCGGCGTAATCGACTCACACACGCGAGGTGAGGTGTATGGAGGCCGGTGATCGCGACCTCGAGTTCCACGCAGACCGCGTCGCCGAGATCGCCGACGACGAATACGTCGCCGTCACCCAGGACACGTTCGTCGAGATGGCGATCGAGGAGTTCCGGAAGTTCGACCCGGTCTCCGACGAAACCACCGTCTACTACCTCTACGTCACGGACAACTACGGTCGGTTAGTCGGCGTCATGTCCCTTCGGGAACTGCTCAACGTTCCGGAGGACGACGTCGTTGAAGATCACATGGAGACGGACCTGTACACGATCGACGCCGACGCCGACCCAGAGTTCGCCGTCGACGAGATCGTCGAACGGGACTTCCCCGCGATGCCGGTCGTCGACGACGAGGGCGTCCTCGTCGGCGTGCTCCGAACCGACGACATGATCGAGGTCGTCGAGGAGGAAGCGACCGAGGACATCTTGAAGAGCGCGGGCTTTTCCTTCGCCGACGTCGAGGAGACCCGGAGTTCGCTGATCCTCGAGTCCTCGATCACGCGGATCCTCCGGCTCCGGCTGCCGTGGCTGATCGTCGCGCTGGCCGGTGGCTTGCTCGCCGGCGGCGTCATCGAGGCCTACGAGGACACCCTCGAGGCCGTCGTTGCACTCGCCTTTTTCGTGCCCGTCATCATGGACATGGGTGGCAACGTCGGCACCCAGGCG contains:
- a CDS encoding magnesium transporter, whose product is MSVRGEFWSIYREALPILLIALAGGLFAGIVLEGMVEELERFTGLFVMIPVFLATRGNVYGALGGRIASGLHQGLIPPRFERNDRLVNAVIASFVNGIGISIVIGVITWLALLVLGWEDPAALYELVGIMLIAGLLTSVVMIVGLLALIFAGFRYGYDPDNLVGPIVTTLGDIFGMLFMLFAVTLVGVLV
- the mgtE gene encoding magnesium transporter, with the protein product MEAGDRDLEFHADRVAEIADDEYVAVTQDTFVEMAIEEFRKFDPVSDETTVYYLYVTDNYGRLVGVMSLRELLNVPEDDVVEDHMETDLYTIDADADPEFAVDEIVERDFPAMPVVDDEGVLVGVLRTDDMIEVVEEEATEDILKSAGFSFADVEETRSSLILESSITRILRLRLPWLIVALAGGLLAGGVIEAYEDTLEAVVALAFFVPVIMDMGGNVGTQASTIFVRGLALGHIDDRNAMKHFAREGVIGLLIGLIIGGIGAGAAYVWQMDEPYAVELATVVFVGLVAVCVVASVVGYVIPWLMNKLGFDPAAASDPLITTVKDVTALLIYFGLAAVLLAELL